Sequence from the Rhizobium sp. TH2 genome:
AGGCCGGCCTTGGCATCAACCAGGAAGAGCGACAGGTCGGCCTCGTCGATAGCCGCTTCCGTCTGGGCGCGCATGCGGCCTTCGAGCGAATCCTCATGCGCCTCTTCGAGACCAGCCGTGTCGATGATACGAAACCTGAGATCGACAAGGCGCGCATCGCCCGGCCGGCGGTCACGGGTGACACCCGGTAGGTCGTCAACCAGCGCCAGCTTCTTGCCAACCAGCCGGTTGAATAGGGTGGATTTGCCGACATTCGGCCGCCCGACGATCGCCACTGTAAAGGTCATGCCGCTCTCCGGGACAGGTTTCTCAGTGCTCAGGACAGCTTGCCGCTGGCGGCAATGAGTGCCAGCACCGTCCGGGCGCGCGTCTTGGCGCCTGCGGAGGCATCGGCGTCATCGAGCACCAGTTGCAGCCATTCGCGCGACTTGGCATAGTTGCCAGCCTTGAATGCGGACAGGCCCAGCACCTCGCGCGCGCTGTTGCGCACCGGCGACGACGCTGCGGCCAGTTCTTCCACGGCGCTGGCAAGCTCTTCATAAGAGCTGTTATCGACCATCAGCCATGCGGCGCGAAGCTTGGCTGCATTGCGCACCGGGCCCGGCACGGCCGCATCCTGGCCAAGGGCGTTGAAATCGGCGATTGCGCCCTTCGCGTCGCCCTTGTCGGCTTTCAGCGTCGCAAGCCGCATGCGCGCCAGAACCGGATAGGCGCCAAAGCCATCCTTGCTCAGCGCTTCGAGTTCCTTCATCGCCTGATCGGACTTGTCGGCGCTTGCATCCTTGACCGCGTTGATGAACCGGTCGCCGGATGCTGAGGATTCCCGCGCCTGCCACCATTCGAACAGCGCACCACCGGCCACGCCCAGGACGATCAGAACCGCGACGCCGATGATCAGCGGCCGGAAACGCTTCCAGACATTCTGTATCTGCTCGGAGCGCAGTTCCTCATTCACTTCACGAATGAAGCTGTCATCGCTGTTATTCATTACCATGGCATAGTCCGTTCATGCGGCCGATCGACTTGAAAGGCGCTTCTAACCTATTTTCCCGGCAAAGTAAGGGGGGATGGCGAGATTCTGGCGGTGGCCGGAACGTGTATCAGCCAGCAGACAAGGTCGCCGCCTTTTTGTCCGATCCCACCCATAGACCGATCTTTTCCTCAAGTCGCTCGGGGCTGATCGGCTTGGTGATGTAATCGTCCATGCCGGCGGCGAGGCACATTTCCTTGTCACCATCGAGCGCGTGCGCCGTCACGCCGATGATCGGTATGCGCTCGCCCGACCCGGCCTCGATGCGGCGGATTTCCTTGGATGCGTCCAACCCGTTCATGACGGGCATGGAAATGTCCATCAGGATGAGGGATGGCCGCTCGGCGCTCCAGGCCTCGACGGCTTCCGCCCCATTGGTGACGATGCGATAGGCAATGCCTGCCGCATCCAGGATCTGGCTGAAGACGATGCGGTTGACCTCGTTATCCTCCGCGACCAGCACATCGACGCCACCGAGCGTGGCCGCAGGCACTGCCGGGGCCGGGATGGGCGCCGGTGGCAAATATTGCGGCGCGGCCGCTTCGAACCTTGGCGTGGCGCGCATGCGTGCCACGGGAGCAACAGTAGCCCCCAACTTCATGCGGTTGCCGCGGATCACGTCGATCACCGTCTCGCGCAGGATTGCCGAGCGCGCCGGCTTCATCAGATGGGCCTGTACGCGGAGGTCGGAGAGATTTTCCTCGCTGTCCATGATATCGACCGAGGTCAGGAAGATGATCGCTGTCGCATCGTTTGCGGGATTGGTTCGTATGCGGCGCGCGACTTCCATGCCGTTCATTTCCGGCATCTGGCAATCGAGGATGATGACATCGAGGGACAGGCCGTGGTCGCGCGCGGCATCAATAATGGAGAGACCCGTGGCGCCATCGGGCGCGGCCACGCCTTCGAAGCCCCATTCCGTCACCTGTTCCAGGAGAATGGTGCGATTGACCTCATTGTCGTCGATGACGAGGATGCGTGCACCTTCCACATTGATCGGCAGCGGCTTCCTGCGACCATGGCCGGCGGCAACCGTGAGCGGAAGCGACAAGGTGAAGGTCGAACCTTGACCTTCGATGCTTGCAACGGAAATCGTGCCGCCCTGGATTCGGGCAAGCCGCTCGGAAATTGCGAGACCAAGGCCGGTCCCCTCGTGGCGGCGTGTCGATGAACCATCGACCTGAGAGAATTGCTGGAAGATCGTTTCGAGTTTGTCGGGGGGAATCCCGATGCCGGTGTCTTCCACCACGACATCGAGCTTCACCGTTCCATCGTCGCCGACGCACGCCGCCACAGTCGCCACCACATGGCCGCTCTCGGTGAACTTCACGGCATTGCCGATGAGGTTGGTGACGATCTGCCGGAAA
This genomic interval carries:
- a CDS encoding tetratricopeptide repeat protein, which translates into the protein MNNSDDSFIREVNEELRSEQIQNVWKRFRPLIIGVAVLIVLGVAGGALFEWWQARESSASGDRFINAVKDASADKSDQAMKELEALSKDGFGAYPVLARMRLATLKADKGDAKGAIADFNALGQDAAVPGPVRNAAKLRAAWLMVDNSSYEELASAVEELAAASSPVRNSAREVLGLSAFKAGNYAKSREWLQLVLDDADASAGAKTRARTVLALIAASGKLS